The Labrus mixtus chromosome 14, fLabMix1.1, whole genome shotgun sequence nucleotide sequence CTaaaattaacaataaatgttAGACACATTTAGTAAAACTGAAAATCCAAATCACTTTCAAGAATCTCATTTATTCTCAAGTTTGTTCTTGGGAACAAACATAAGAAgaaagttaagaaaataaataaacacttaaTTCATGAATATCAAATCATGAGTAAGAAACCAGCACttaagaagctttttttttctttaagaaggTTTTGTGAATATGGCCCCTGGTGTCCTTGTCTCCTTCCTCTGgtgttgttgtttcctcctttaatcccgctctccctctctccctctctccaccgTCCAACAGACGAGGTTCAGGACGTCCCCTCCTCCAGAGATCTTCTCCCTCTGCCCACACCAGTGACCCTCAGGCCCAGCACCCGCCCTCCAGTCCCTACAGCCTCTCATCTCCTCAGTCCTTTCTGCAGACAGCCAGGGCGCTGGGCCTGCAGGCCTCACAGCGCCTCCTGCAGGCAGTCACCCAGAAATACAGGTCTGAGCCTTGTTTTCTCCAGCCGCTCGATGAATCCGAAAGATTCACCTAATATTTACTTATCAAAATGTACATGTTTCGTTATCTTTGAAGTATTAACAATATAAAAGTcttatttcagtctttttaaacTTCAGACTTACCCAACTGTttgatgggaaatgtagttcttTATTGGAATATCACTTAAACGCGCACTATGGAATTTTGGTAAAGACATTTGAACGTTGGAAAAGTGTACAGATTACGTGATATATGTTCATGattctatacacaaactgtcctcagaggaataTTTTGTCCCAGTAACACAGTTTGAAGATAACATTCTAGGCGAGACATTATGGTGGGGGGCCTCAACAGTGAAAGCGTAACTCTTCTGGTTTTAAGCTTttaagctccaaacagtgttcagggCCCATGTtcttctttgaataaagtttgtgttctaagttcagaaaataaagcatagaATCGTTTCaattctccaactttcaaatttcactaccaaatcgacatagtgcacctttaacagCAAACTACTGTAAAACTCAAATATTGATTAAGTTTACTGGTATTTCTTAGAAACACAGTGAAAGAACATGATATAACGGTCTCTCTGTTTTGTTAGTAGCGTGTTCTCCTGCTCTGCTTCTGgctctaatcttttttttaatgcaactcGTTATGGCTTGGATATTTGATAATAACTTAGTCTTCTGCAGTTACTGGACTAATAAAAGCTGGTGattcagctgctgttgttgtgttgttggatgtgtgtgaatgaaagtAAGTGTAAATGAACTaattctgtgtgtctgagtcttATTTGATCTAAAATGTTCTCCAGCACTCATATTGGCTGTTCATCATGCCTGTGTCTCAGTATCTGCTTTGCTCTCGACCTgcatcttttacctgctctagTTGTGTACCTGCGTATGTTGACGTGGGCCTGTGAGGCAGCAGActtcagttttgtctttttcttatcGGAGCAAAGGTTGAAAAACGAAGGGAAGCCCCCAGCTGCCAGGTTCATGGCCGAGGTTCCTGCTGCAGCACAGGTGGAGCTCAGCAAGAGAAGGTGACGGAAcacaaactgacttttttttttaaactacacaaCATCTCTGCATTGTACTCGCTCAAACTGTGGAGCATATGTGCGattatttaattctgtttttgaaTAAGAACAGTGTAAGCATGAGAGGAAATTATCATCTGGGTGTGTTGAATTAAGTGTGTGTGCCGCATTTAAGCtacttctgtgtgtttgagtctcAGGCTCTTGTTAAGCTTGTtggatgtctgtttttaaatgaatgtaagTTCTGTGTCTGATTAGTGCAGTAAAGACTGTAACAGGGTCTAAATAATATGGTGTAATGTTGTTCAGCTGAACTTCACCTGAAGATGACATCTGCATGTCCACAGTGACAGAAGGAAACGCAGAACAAACACTGAACTCAACATCCAACACAGCAGACACCGAACacaacttcaatcaatcaatcattatttgtaaagcgtcaATTCACAACAAgcgttatctcgagacgctttacaaaatagcatatgggataatatgcaggcaaGATTTCtgttcctcgcgttcctgttgtccacacttccttgccccTAAGGTGGAGGTCGgaagcaggccgtgcatgaatgaggacggcgatGGTACAACACAGTCCGATGTTAGCGGCTGTGCGTCAGGCGGCGGTTGAGGGacaacacagtccgatggtggcgGCTGGGAatcaggcggtggttgaggTGAAGATACGGTCCGATGGTGTGGGCTGGGTGTCGGGTGTAGAGGTGGAGTctgggcgtcgggcggtggtcgAGGGACGACCACAGCAGCAGGCAGTCCTCACCAACAATCCTTAGGAATCTACAAGCTGAGAGCTCAAAGTATGTGGTCAGTAACTATGATCTAAAGATAgagacatgcagtaatatgatgtggatgcacagagagagatagagataagagctcaaggtgccaggtCCTCCGGTAAGCCTATAGCAgtataactaggagctggtccagACCTGTGCCAGCCCTcactataagctttatcaaaaatgttttattctattctatagaCACAGTCTAATCTTAAAAGTATAGAGTGTCTGCCTCTCAGACCCCGGCTGttaagatgattccagaggagaggagcctgataactgaaggctttacctccaatagtacatttagagactgtaggtaccacgagaaGGCCCGCATTCTGGAACCGTAATGTTCTGGAAGTGGATGCatgagctgcagcgttctggactagttgaagagtctttagagacttaacAGAGCACCCTGATAAAAAACATCCAACACAGCAGACactgaacacaacatttaacacagcagacactgaacacaacatccaacacagcagacactgaacacaacatccaacacagcagacactgaacacaacatttaacacagcagacactgaacacaacatttaacacagcagacactgaacacaacatttaacacagcagacactgaacacaacatttaacacagcagacactgaacacagcagacactgaacacaacatttaacacagcagacactgaacacaacagacactgaacacaacatttaacacagcagacactgaacacaacagacactgaacacaacattttacacagcagacactgaacacaacatttaacacagcagacactgaacacaacatttaacacagcagacactgaacacaacagacactgaacacaacatttaacacagcagacactgaacacaacagacactgaacacaacattttacacagcagacactgaacacaacagacactgaacacaacattttacacagcagACACTGAACACTAATAAAAGGTGAACAGGGGGGTATGAGTAAGTGTGTTCAACAAAAGCAAACTGAATTTCCCTttgaggattaataaagtaaccTGGATTTCTCTTTTGGGCTTAAAATACCAGCTGGTAACTTAACTTTAAAAGCTCACTATGCAGTTTCAGGGAACAGCAAAAATACAGATGAGGCAGAGCAAGTTCAGCAAAATACATGCGTCTGGGTGACACATACCTGGGGCCACTCTGTAACGAGGGGGGAGGATGTGAACTACGGGACCCCAAGGGGAAGTGCAGAGTAAGTTCAAGAGAAAATCTAAATTTTTCTCAACCCTGATTTGTTGATCAAATTGATATATCTCCCAGCCCTACTCAAAGAAAATCATGTtcactctccccctctctgtgtgACTGATATTTCATTGGCTTCTTCTCTCACGTCGGTGACTCCggatgtctgttttttatttgaccttttttcttCCTAATGCGAGCTCGGCAGTACATATTCGCCCTGCAGAAGATAAACAGGGGGCGAGTGCAGGTCTGCAGGGGGAAAGAACAAAGACATGCACAGTTGAAGAGACGTAGTAAGAATACTTACGCACTAAGAAAAGCCTCAGCCCACCCAGGAAGACATGATGGGATAATGTCTGTACatggatatactgtatatcaacAACCCTAAATAAAAGTCACTCAGCTGTCAGTCCGACTCTGTGGCTCAAGTAGCTGTAAGTTTTCTGTTAGTTTATGTTATTCTCTGCATGCAGGGTGATGATGGAGAGCTGGAGCCccgaggaggatggaggagctGCAGTTGAGTTCATCATCCTCAGGAGACAGGTGGGACACTCGTCTGCGTTCATATATTCCCTTTTTAGATGGTATCATCACTGTGGAGGACGTCGTGTTGTCTGTGGGTGAGCAGGGAGAACACCACAATCAGTCTCGTGCATTCAGGATGAATAAAGGTGTTGTGTTTAAGAGTTAAACTCTGATGTGTCAGCCAGCAGAGAGTGGCTTGATTATCAGAGATTTGTTTGTGCAGGTTTCCCCTGCTCTAGGTTCCCTCCACACCACTCCTACAAGACATTCCTTGGGGAAACATTGCTTTTAGTAgatattttcttatatttaaagtctccttctccctccctgtctctgtctgtcaggtgaTGAAGATGAGCCGTCGGCTGGCGTCTCTGGAGCGTCACAGCACGGAGCGGAGGAACACTGAGGTGGTtttgttctctctgctgctgtcagcctGCATGCTGAACGTGTGGCTGTGGATCCGCAGATAGCACACActggacaacacacacacaccgaatgtcacaaacacaccttaAACACTCCGtttgacacaaagacacaaacaccacaGAACGATTGATGTAGAAACAGGAAATAGTCCAGAACGCACTGCAGCTGCTGTCCACCCCACAGGTGGATATTTGAGTGACTGCATGTTGATGGTTAAGGTCACCTGTCAGCTACATGATGATGCTCTGTGACACGTGCAGGTGTTTCACCTGAATACTACAGCGGGATGATGATGTGATGCAGTGTAATGATCTGTGTTAGGAATGTTTGTCAAAGAGTCATTTTAATCTTAGTCTCGGTGATTTATTCAAACTGAAAGGTCCACTCTAATAATATTCAACACATGAAACTATGAGCACCAGTGAATACAAACCTAACACTGTTTGAAGTCtgattgttacatttatgttattttaGACTTTTCTTTAAGCTGTGCCGATATTCTTTGAAGCAGCATTTATGTAAAGGTCTCTATTaatgtctttatatttaataaagTAGAGTTTATATTTGAAAGTGTTGTGATTTCTTAACATGTTTTATGACTGTCAATATCAGAGTTAAAGAGAGAagaatgataaaacaaaaaagatgtgATGGTCGACTGAACGTTACAATTTAAAACAggagtgaagtgtgtgtgtgtgtgtgtgtgtgtgtgtgtgtgtgtgtgtgtgtgtgtgtgtgtgtgtgtgtgtgtgtgtgtgtgtgtgtgtgtgtgtgtgtgtgtgtgtgtgaaaactaCAAACAGGCTCAAAGTCTAAACTTAAATTTAttgaacaaaagaagaaaatgaaaactaacaaatgtttatgaaacattcagatacagttttttggggggtttgtcagaaacatcaaatgaaaaacaacttcataCCAGAATATAAGAAACTGCATGAGATGAATGTTAGAAGTACAGATTATTTATCAGAAAGTGGTGATTGTACAGCAATGACAAAAAtgacatacaaatacatttttaaaaaaatgatagcGTAACTTTTACAGCTGGCAAACATTTAATGTGCTCCAATCTCGTTTTCAGCGTCAGCTTCAATTGGAGGAATCGGAAACGGTTTAAAATTGTGCATTTCTCTGCCAGGCAAGGTCACATTACCAGGGGAACTGTTTGTACATTCAGGAAGTGCAGTGAATGAGCACGGATGATTAGCTCCACATACTAACAGACAACATTTTGGTGACAAAGCCTGgtaaagacaaaagaagagccaacagatttttaaaaaacacacgaCCTGTTAAAACCAGACAGACCGTATTTCTCTCTCAGAGATAATCTGATTGTGATAGTCCACATGCTAAAAGTTCATACTGTCTCACAGTTGGTAAATGGATCATCCTCCACCTATCACAAGGGGCTCTTCACGTGTCACATTCATCCtttcacacatccacacactgaaaGCAGAGGCAGGTCATTAGGAACTGATCTGAAAAGTGTGTTTAAAGGGAGTCAAATCcttaaagttgctttttaaACCGGAGGGAGCAGTTGATATGGCACCGGGCTCACGAAACCTGCTCAGGACTTTGGTCAAAGGATGGATTTTTGTGGTGCttacacacctgcacaaaactcatCAAAACTTCCAGAAAATGTCGGCGTGAGCTGCATGTGAAAAACATACAGCAGAATATTTCACTCCCACTTGACCTGGAATCTTTCCGCTTGAAGTTGGGGTGAGCTAATGTGAGaaggcagcaggaaatattcatgaaCTTCTACTGTGACCACATACCATTTCTTAAACCTCCCCCTCAGAGACATGTACATGTAATCAAAAACGAGCACTGAGGGGTTAAAGACTTAACCCCATCTTACTTCATATTTATCAACCGTCGCTCACATACTGTAGttacacacttttattttctattcaaataattaaataaaatgaacgATTTTAAA carries:
- the LOC132988363 gene encoding mitochondrial fission factor-like isoform X1, coding for MSQDPAFVEAINKHMRVPERLSVGTEQQWRRGEEDEETTRREGHVPPAFTMQVPDRLTYTEAPDMSPTPLFTPSKLTLCGPQSLDPCWESLSGEVLIREQQQSPIRRSYSDQSFGRTPPGTPTKLKQTLARHPSSLRGSGRPLLQRSSPSAHTSDPQAQHPPSSPYSLSSPQSFLQTARALGLQASQRLLQAVTQKYRLKNEGKPPAARFMAEVPAAAQVELSKRRVMMESWSPEEDGGAAVEFIILRRQVMKMSRRLASLERHSTERRNTEVVLFSLLLSACMLNVWLWIRR